The following coding sequences are from one Lolium rigidum isolate FL_2022 chromosome 6, APGP_CSIRO_Lrig_0.1, whole genome shotgun sequence window:
- the LOC124668578 gene encoding uncharacterized protein LOC124668578 — protein sequence MDPCAFVRLTVDQLLLKLPAVPRPSSGAAGVHPSTSPCFCTLHLHDQPSSLARTAPLPLANACFPHGSGGPVVLSLDAAAVQRLAGRPAELVVTLHAGKSTGSAGCGGVGARRALGRVRVPVDVARAAAGETVVARDGWVDVGKPASAARAQIHMLVRAEPDPRYVFQFGGEPECGPVVYQVPGGGAGGGQRQPVFTCRFSAGRRAAMTRSLTSESSMARSPSRKLRSWLNNLHGDGGDARARRDQRKGWMVTIHDLSGSPVAAASMVTPFVPSPGSGRVSRANPGAWLILQPTAAGASSWKPWARLEAWRERGAVDALGYRLELVFDSGPVECAVPIAESSISAKRGGQFVIDPATFPEGATGGAWPFPGGFVMGSTVEGEGKASRPTVQVGVQHVACMGDVAVFVALSAAVDLCMDACKLFSHRLRKELCQDQDD from the exons ATGGACCCCTGCGCCTTCGTCCGCCTCACCGTGgaccagctcctcctcaagctcccCGCCGTGCCgcgccccagctccggcgccgccggcgtgcACCCCTCCACGTCGCCTTGCTTCTGCACGCTCCACCTCCACGACCAGCCCTCCTCGCTCGCCCGCACCGCCCCGCTGCCCCTCGCCAACGCCTGCTTCCCGCACGGGTCCGGTGGCCCCGTCGTGCTCAGCCTCGACGCCGCCGCGGTGCAGCGGCTCGCGGGGCGCCCCGCCGAGCTCGTCGTCACACTGCACGCCGGCAAGTCGACGGGGAGCGCCGGCTGCGGCGGCGTGGGCGCCCGCCGCGCGCTGGGTAGGGTGCGCGTGCCCGTCGACGTGGCGCGCGCCGCGGCCGGGGAGACCGTGGTGGCGCGCGACGGGTGGGTGGACGTGGGGAAGCCGgcgtcggccgcgcgcgcgcagatCCACATGCTCGTGCGGGCCGAGCCCGACCCGCGGTACGTCTTCCAGTTCGGCGGCGAGCCGGAGTGCGGCCCCGTGGTGTACCAGGTgcccggtggaggcgccggcggcgggcAGCGCCAGCCCGTGTTCACCTGCCGGTTCAGCGCCGGCCGGAGGGCAGCTATGACCAG ATCTCTGACGTCGGAATCGTCCATGGCCCGGAGCCCCAGCCGGAAGCTTCGATCCTGGCTGAACAACCtccacggcgacggcggcgacgcccGGGCACGGCGCGACCAGCGGAAGGGGTGGATGGTGACCATCCACGACCTGTCCGGCtccccggtggcggcggcgtccatgGTGACCCCGTTCGTGCCGTCCCCGGGCTCCGGCCGTGTCTCCCGCGCCAACCCGGGAGCCTGGCTCATCCTCCAGCCCACCGCCGCCGGGGCGTCGAGCTGGAAGCCCTGGGCGCGCCTGGAGGCGTGGCGCGAGCGCGGCGCCGTCGACGCGCTCGGCTACCGTCTCGAGCTGGTCTTCGACTCGGGCCCCGTCGAGTGCGCCGTCCCCATCGCCGAGTCGTCCATCAGCGCCAAGCGCGGCGGGCAGTTCGTGATCGACCCGGCCACCTTCCCCGAGGGGGCCACCGGCGGCGCGTGGCCCTTCCCCGGTGGGTTCGTGATGGGGTCCACGGTGGAGGGCGAGGGGAAAGCGAGCCGGCCCACCGTGCAGGTCGGCGTGCAGCACGTGGCGTGCATGGGCGACGTCGCCGTGTTCGTCGCTCTCTCCGCGGCTGTCGATCTCTGCATGGACGCGTGCAAGCTCTTCTCGCACAGGCTCAGGAAGGAGCTCTGCCAGGACCAAGACGACTAG